A region of the Pseudarthrobacter oxydans genome:
GGGAACGGACGACGCGGTCCCTAGTCCCCATCGTGGCTGGTCAGGGCGGGCTCCCGCGCCAATCCCAGGCCCTTGAGGGCGCACCTGGAACCCAAAAGAATTATTCAATTCCCTGGATGTGTCGCGGTTGCAGAGCATTTCCGCCGAACGTTCCGTTCCTAACCCGCCGGCCGCAGCGACGTGATCATCCGCTTGATGTCCGCATACTCCGGCGTCCCCGCATACAGCTTCGCCTTCTCCAGGTACGGCAGCGACGGGTCGCCCGGCGTCAGGTTCAGCTCGGGGTTGTAGAACGCCCCGAACGTGGCGGCGTTGGGCGGCCAGTTGAAGAAGTGGAACATGTAGCAGGCCGAGTCACCTTCGGGAAGGGGCGCGGTGGTGATGCCGTAGGCCGCCGCCGGGGTATCCGGCGGGCCTGCTGCGATGTCGTTGCCGCGGGTTTCGAAGGTGTACCGCGGAACGGTGCCGTATTGCGCCAGCTGCGGCATCTCCTGCGATTCGAGGACCGAGTAGGGGTACTTTTCGGTGCACGTGGAGCCGGTGGCCATGTTGGTGCGCAGCGTCGCCAGCAGCCGCCCATCCTCGCTGGTCACCTCGGCGAATGCCCCGCCGCCCTCGGCCAGCTCCCCCGCCGGGTCCTTGATGTTCCATGTGGAGGGCAGGTCGAACGCCAGGTCGCCGGCCGCCGTGGTGTAGGTGGTCCAGGAAGCCGACGGCGAGGCAACAGAGGGGCCACCGGAGGCACTCGGCGAGGGTGCCGCCGTCGTCGTTTGCGTGCGGGTGGCGCTTGCCGTTGCGGTAACGCCCGACGACGTCCCCTGCGGTTGGCCGGCTTGCCCGCCGCACGCGGTGAGCAGCGAAAGCGAAAGAAGTAGTGCCGCGCCGGGCCACGCTGACCGTTTCATGACATCTACGTCCCCTTCAATGCACCCTGCGGTGCGGGCTGCTTCGGCGACCGGACCGCAACGATGGTGAACACGAAGGCGATGACTGCCGTGACCACCAGCAGCATGAGGCCGATGAAGTAGCTGTTGTCCGCTGCGTTGTAGGTGGCTCCCATGACCAGCGGCGGGAAGTAGCCGCCCATTCCACCGGCCGCGCTGACAATGCCGCTGATGCTGCCCACCTTCCCCTGTGGCGCGAGCCTGCCCACCCAGGCAAACACGCCACCGGCGCCCAGGCCGAGCGATGCCGCCATGGCCACGAAGGTGAGGCCTGCCGGGATCTCGCCGTCGGGCCGCAGGTTCACGATGAAAGCCAGGACCGCGATGCCCGCCAGCGACGTGAGGACCACTGGCTTGGACCCGATTTTGTCCGCGACCGCTCCCCCGATGGGCCGGAACAGGACCGCCGCCAGGGCGAAACCCGCAGTTCGGGTGCCTGCAGCAGTGGGATCGAACTGGTAGATATCCCGGAGGTACGTGGGCAGGTACGTGGCGAAGGAGACGAACCCGCCAAAGACGATGGCGTAGAGGAAACACAGCTTCCAGGTGACGGCGAGCCCGGCCGCGTCCTTGAGTTTCGGGATCACCGGCGCGGTGTTCCGCTTCCAGTCCGGGGACTCCTTCAGGTTGAACCAGATCACGGCCCCCATCACCACCAGCAGCCCGGCAATCAGCAGGTGCGTGGGCAGGTAGCCGATCCAGGTCACCAGACGCGGGGTCAGGAAGGCCGCCAGCGCGGTCCCGCCCATCCCGGCGCCGAAAACGCCCGTCGCGAAGCCGCGCCGTGAGGGTTCGTACCAGGCGGAAACGAAGGGGATTCCGACGGCGAACACGGTACCTGCAATGCCCAGCAAGAGGCCGGCGCCCAGCACCACGGCGTAGGAACCGAGGGTGCCGCCGAGGGCCACCAGCAGGACGGGCGGGACACTGCCAAGCAGGACAACCGTGAACATGACCCGGCCGCCGTAGCGGTCCGTGAGGGCGCCCATCACGATCCGGCCCAGCGCGCCCACAAAAATGGGCATGGCCACCAGCACCGCTGTGGAGGTTGGGTCCAGCCCCATCCCCTGGGTGTAGCGCGCGCCCAGCGGCGCCACGATGTTCCACGCCCAGAAGGCGGTGACCGAGGCGGCAGTGGCCAGGGCCAGGTTCCGTCCCTTGCCCGGGTGGGAGGTTTCAGTGGGCTGGGCGGCTGCGGCCATTGTCTTCTCCTCTCACCGGTTCCGGGTGTCCCGGTCCTGGGTCCCGACGGCGGACCAGCCGCGCCGGGCGCTGGGGGCGTTGGGATTCTGCGCGGCCTTGCCGCCCGCCCCGGTTCCGGCCCTCCGGCCCGGGCGTCCACCGGCCGCAGCACCTGCCTTCACCCGGTCCCGCGAGCGGTACACGATGTACGGGCGGAAGAGGTAGTGGAACGGTGCAGTGAAGGCGTGGACCAGCCGGGTGAACGGCCAGATGATGAACAGCGCCATCCCCACCAGCGTGTGCAGGTGGAAGGAGAACGGCGCGGCGGCCATGGCTGCGATGTCCGGCTGGAAGATGAACAGCGAACGGAACCACGGAGCCACGGTTTCACGGTAGTTGTGCGCGTGCTCGCCCTCGAACACGCTGACCAGCGTGGTCCACAGGCCGAACACGATGGCGGCAGTGAGGACCACGTACATGGTTTTATCGTTCTTGGTGGTGGCCATGAACACGGGCCCGGTGGTGCGGCGCCGGTAGATCAGCAGGACGATCCCGCCCAGGGTTCCCACGCCCGCGATCCCGCCCACGAACAGGGCGTTGAAGTGGTAGAAGTCCTGGCTCATCCCCACCGCCTCCGTCCAGGACATCGGGATAACCAGACCGAAGAAGTGCCCGGCGATCACGGCGAGCAGGCCGAAGTGGAACAGCGGCGAGGCGATCCGCAACAGCCTGGATTCGTAGAGCTGGGAGGACCGGGTGGTCCAGCCGAACTGGTCGTACTTGTACCGCCAGACCAGCCCGCCCGCCAGGACCACCACCATCACGTAGGGCAGGACACCCCACAGCACAGTGTCCAGGGCAGAGAGTTCGACGGCGGCTCCGGGCTGTGTTTCAAAAGGCAGCGTTTCAAAGTTCACCATGGTCAGGCCCCCTTCACGGGCAGCAGGCGCGGATCGTAGGGGTCAAGGCCAACCGCCTCGGTGGGTGGCCCGTAGCCCGCCATCCGCATCACGGCCTGTTCGTCGGCCGGCGACTTTCCGGGGAGCATGGCGCAGATGGCCGCCAGGATCCTGGCGTGCGGCAGCTTGTCCCGCAGCAAGCCGAACTTCAGCATCTCCAGGCTGGGCCGGTACCGGATCAGCAGCTCCCGCCCCGCGGAGAAGTCCACCAGCGCCGTGTATTCCAGCACCATGGGCAGGTAGTCCGGCAGCTCTCCCTGGGTGTCCACCAAAATGTCGCTTTGCCGGTAGGCCTTCTTGAAGCTGCCCAGCACTTCGCCGCGGCGCCGGGTGTCCCCGTCCGTCCAGTAGCTCAGGTGCAGGGCGTGGCGACGGCTGAGGTCGAACTCCCGCACGTAGTGTGCCTGGCTCTCCATCAGCGGCGTGGATTCCAGTGCGTCCAGCACCTCCTGGAAGGGTTCGACGGCGGCCGGGAACTCCGCGAGTGCGGCGCGCATGAGCGGGACCTTGGCCAGGAGGTCCTCGTCCGGGTAGGACAGGCACCACGCACCGGCCATGTACGCCACCTGGTCGCGGCGGCTCACGGCTGGTCCTCCGCCGCGGCCAACGTGCCCGGCTCCGGCCCCTTGTCCGGGAAAAGGCCCGGCGGTGCCCCCCGGCCGTCCCAGTTCAGCAGGTTCACCCTGCCCTTCAGGCTGGTTCCCGCTGATACCTCACCGCTGGTCTGCCGGTCGCGCAGGGCGTTGAACGTGTCCACCGCAACCGGCACCGGCCTGCCGCTCGCCTCACCGAACGGCGAGGAATCCTGCATGCCCGGGCCGCCGTCGAAATCCAGCGAGCAGCCCATCTCCTCCAGGTCGTGCGCCTGCTCCACGTGCGCCTTGGGGATGACGTACCGCTCGTCGTACTTGGCGATGGCCATCAGCCGGTACATCTCGTACATGGCCTGCCCGTCCATGCCCACGGCCTCGGCGATGGACTCGTCCGGATCGTTGCCCAGGCTGATGCCTCGCATGAACGCACGCATGGCCGCAAGCTTCTTCAGCACCGCGGTGACCCGGTCCGCGTCCCCGGCGGTGAAGAGCTCGGCGAGGTACTCCACCGGGATCCGCAGCGCATCAATGGCGCCGAACAGGTTGCCGTGGTCCTCGCCGTCGTGCCCCTGGTCCCGCAGCAGGTCCACCACCGGGGACAGCGGCGGCACGTACCAGACCATCGGCATGGTCCGGTACTCCGGGTGCAGCGGCAGCGCCACCTTGTAGACCTTGGCGAGGGCGTACACCGGCGAGCGCCGGGCGGCGTCGATCCAGTCCTCCGGGATGTCCTGCGCCCGGGCTTCGGCCTGGACGGCGGGATCGTTAGGGTCCAGCAGGACGTCCATCTGGGCGTCGTAGAGATCCTTCGGGTCGGTGACGGACGCCGCCGCGGTGACCGCATCGGCGTCGTACAAAAACAGCCCCAGGTACCGCAGCCGGCCCACGCAGGTCTCCGAGCACACCGTGGGGATCCCCACCTCCACCCGGGGGTAGCAGAAGGTGCACTTCTCGGCCTTGCCGGTCTTGTGGTTGAAGTAGATCTTCTTGTACGGGCAGCCGGTGACGCACTGCCGCCAGCCGCGGCACTTGTCCTGGTCCACCAGCACAATCCCGTCCTCCACCCGCTTGTAGATGGCGCCGGAGGGGCAGGAGGCCATGCAGGACGGGTTCAGGCAGTGCTCGCAGATCCGCGGCAGGTAGAACATGAACGTCTGCTCGTACGCGAACTTGATCTTGTCCTCGGACTCCCGCCGGACCTTCTCCACCAGCGGGTCCAGGTGCCCGTTCTCCGCGGAGCCGCCCAGGTTGTCGTCCCAGTTGGCGGACCAGGTGACCTTGGTGTCCTCCCCGGTGATCAGGGATTTGGGCCGGGCCACCGGAAAGTCGTCGCCCAGGGGCGCGTCCACCAGGGTTTTATAGTCGTAGGTCCAGGGCTCGTAGTAGTCCTTGAGCTCGGGCTGGACCGGGCTGGCAAAGATGCCGAACATTTTCTTCACCCGGCCGCCGGCCTTGAGCACCAGCCTGCCCCGCTTGTTCAGCGCCCAGCCGCCGCGCCACTTGTCCTGGTCCTCGTACCTTCGGGGATACCCCTGCCCGGGGCGGGTTTCCACGTTGTTGAACCAGACGTACTCGGTGCCTGCCCGGTTGGTCCAGGCCTGCTTGCAGGTCACCGAACACGTGTGGCAGCCGATGCACTTGTCCAGGTTCATCACCATGCCCATTTGAGCCATGACCCGCATCAGTACTGCACCTCCTGTGAGCGGCGGCGGACCGTGGCCACCATGTCGCGCTGGTTTCCGGTGGGGCCGAGGTAGTTGAACGCGTACGCCAGTTGCGCGTAGCCCCCGATCAGGTGCGAAGGTTTCACCAGCAGCCGGGTGACCGAATTGTGGATGCCGCCGCGCCGCCCGGTGGCCTCCGACTTCGGCACGTCGATGGTGCGCTCCTGGGCATGGTGCACGTACACCACACCGGCGGGCATCCGGTGGCTGACGATCGCCCGGGCCACCAGGACTCCGTTGATGTTCAGGCATTCCACCCAGTCGTTGTCCCTGACCTGGATGGAATCGGCGTCCGCCGGGCTCATCCACACCGTGGGCCCGCCGCGGGACAGCGAGAGCATCAGCAGGTTGTCCTGGTATTCGGAGTGGATGGACCACTTGGAGTGCGGCGTCAGGTACCGGACCACCACCTCCAGCTGCCCGTTCCGGCCGAGTTTGGGTTCGCCGAAGAGCCGGTGCATGTCCAGCGGCGGCCGGTAGATGGGAAGGGCTTCGCCGATGTCCGTGAGCCAGTCGTGGTCCAGGAAGAAGTGCATCCGGCCGGTGAGGGTGTGGAAGGGCTTGAGCCGTTCGATGTTGATGGTGAACGGGGCGTAGCGGCGTCCGCCGGTTTCCGAGCCGGACCATTCCGGCGAGGTGATCACGGGCACCGGGGCGGCCTGGGTCTGGGCGAAGGTGATGAACTTTTCCTCCGAGCCCTCGGCGAGGTCCGCCAGCTTCCTTCCGGTCCGGACTTCCAGGTCCTTGAAGCCCTGCACGGAAAGCATGCCGTTGGTGGTGCCGGAGAACGCCAGGATGGCCTCCGCCATTTTGGCATCGGTGTCCAGGGCCGGCCGGCCGTCCGCGGCGCCGCCGAGCATCACGCCGTTCGAGTGGCTGAGCCGGCTCAGCGGGCCGTCCAGTTTGTAGGTGACGTTCTTGACGGTGAAGCCCAGCTTGTCCGCCAGGGGCCCGACGGCGGCGAGCTTGTCCGCGATGGCCGTATAGTCCCGCTCCACCACGGAAAAGACGGGCATGTTCTGCCCGGGGACGGCGGGGATGTCCGGCTTCCGCCAGTCGCGGACCGTCCCGCCGGGCTGGGCCAGCTGGCCAGGGGTATCGTGCTGCAGCGGCACGCTCACCAGGTCGCGCCGGACGCCCAGATGGGTCCTGGCCAGCCGGGAGAACTCGCGGGCCAGCAGGTGGAAGGTGTCAAAGTCGGTCTTGGTTTCCCAGGGCGGGTCGATCGCCGGGGTGAACGCGTGGACGAACGGGTGCATGTCCGTGGAGGAGAGGTCGTGCTTTTCGTACCAGGTGGCGGCGGGAAACACGACGTCGGACAGCAGCGTGGTGGAGGTCATCCGGAAGTCGGCGGAGACCAGCAGGTCCAGCTTCCCTTCGGGCGCCTTCTCGTGCCATTTCACGTGCGTGGGTTTCAGCCCCTCCGCGTGGTCCTCGCCCAGGACGTTGTTGTGGGTGCCCAGCAGGTTCCGGAGGAAGTACTCGTTGCCCTTCGCCGAGGACCCGAAGAGGTTGGAGCGCCAGAGGACCAGGGTGCGCGGCCAGTTCTCCGGGGCATCCACGTCCTCGATGGCCGGGTTCAGGGTCCGGTTCTTCAGTGCGTCCGCGATGTAGCCGGGGGTGTCCTTCGCAGTGCCGGCGGCGACGGCGGCCTCCGCCTCGTCGGCGAGGTCCAGGGGATTGCGGTCGAACTGCGGGTAGAACGGCATCCAGCCAAGCCTTGCGGACTGGGCTATGGCGTCCGCGGTGTGCAGGCCGTCCAGGGCGCCGGTGGACAGCGGGGACTTCAGCGCGTCCGCGGAGTAGCCGTCCTGGCGCCACTGGTCCGTGTGCATGTACCAGTACCCGGTGCCGATCATGGTGCGCGGCGGCCGGGACCAGTCCAGGGCGTTGGCCAGCGACACCCAGCCGGTGATGGGGCGGGTCTTTTCCTGCCCCACGTAGTGCGCCCAGCCGCCCCCGTTCCGGCCCATGCAGCCGGTCAGCATCACGAGGGCCAGCACCGCCCGGTAGGTGGTGTCGCCGTGGAACCACTGGCAGATCCCGGCGCCCATGATGATCATCGACCGGCCCCTGGACTGCTCGGCGTTCCGGGCGAACTCGCGGGCCACCCGGATGCAGGCCTGCGCGGGGACGGACGTGATCTCCTCCTGCCAGGCCGGGGTGTACGGGGTGGCGGCGTCGTCATACCCCGCGGCCCACTCTCCGGGCAGCCCTTCGCGGCCCACGCCGTACTGGGCGAGCATCAGGTCGAACACCGTGGTGGCCAGCTGGCCCTCCACCTCGATCACGGGCACCCCGCGCCGGAGCACGCTGCCGGTGCCGTCCGCCTGCTCGAAGCACGGCAGCAGGATCTCGGCGCTTTCACCCGAGACCTCCCGCAGGGACAGTGCGGGGTCCATCCCTTCAAGGTCCAGGTTCCATCTGCCCTCTCCGCTGCCGGAGTAGCGGAATCCCATGGAGCCGTTGGGGACGGCCGGACGGCCGGCCTTCTTGTCGAACAGGACGGTGCGGAACGCCGCGTCCTCAGCCCCTGACTCCGCCGGGATGTCACGCGCGGTGAGGAATTTCGACGGCGTCAACGCGCCGTCGTCGCGCTTTTCCAGCCTGACCAGGAACGGCAGGTCCGTGTACTGCTTGACGTAGTCCGTGAAGAAGGGAACCTGCCGGTCCACGAAGAATTCCTTGAGCATCACGTGCCCCATGGCCATGGCCAGCGCGGCGTCGGTTCCAGCCTGGGCGGGGAGCCACTCGTCCGCGAACTTGGTGTTGTCCGCGTAGTCCGGGCTGACGGTGACCACCTTGGTGCCGCGGTACCGCACCTCGGCCATCCAGTGCGCGTCCGGGGTGCGGGTGACCGGAACGTTGGAGCCCCACATCATGAGGTAGCGGGCGTCCCACCAGTCGCCGGATTCGGGGACGTCGGTCTGGTCTCCGAACACCTGCGGGCTGGCCACGGGAAGGTCCGCGTACCAGTCGTAGAAGGAGGTCATCACCCCGCCGATGAGCTGGATGAAGCGGGTTCCCACCGCGTGCGAGACCATGGACATCGCGGGGATGGGCGAGAAGCCGGCGCAGCGGTCCGGGCCGTAGATCTTGATGGTGTTCACGTGCGCCGCGGCCGCGATTTCGATGGCTTCCTGCCAGGACACCCGGACCAGCCCGCCCTTGCCCCGGGCCTGCTGGTAGCGGCGGCGCTTCTCCGGGTCGGCGGCGATGTCGGCGAACGCCAGCACCGGGTCTCCCAGCCGGGCCTTGGCCTCGCGGTACATCTCCACCAGCACGCCGCGGGCGTAGGGGAAACGGACCCGGGTGGGCGAGTACGTGTACCAGGAAAAGGCAGCCCCGCGGGGGCAGCCCCGCGGTTCATATTCGGGACTGTCGGGGCCCACGGAAGGGTAGTCGGTCTGCTGCGATTCCCAGGTGATGATGCCGTCCTTGACGTACACCTTCCAGGAGCAGGAGCCGGTGCAGTTCACCCCGTGGGTGGAGCGGACCACCTTGTCGTGGCTCCACCGGTCGCGGTAGAAGATATCCCCCTTGCGGCCACCCTCCCGGAAAACTGCCCTGCCGTCGTCGGTCTGGTCCCACTTCGTAAAGAACCTGCCCAGCTTCAGCATTGCATCCGATGCCGGCCCGTCCACCCCCGCGACAAAACGCTCCTCAGCCATGCTGCCACCGTAGGTGCGGCGCGGCTGGTCCAGTAGGGTCTTTCGACTGGTTGCAGCTGCTTGGTGGCAGGACTAGGCTCTGGTCGCCTGCCGGGCGCCTGCGCCGGAGCGCTTCCCGCCCTAGGCTGGACTTCGGACACACTGGACAGGAGGCTGCGGTGGCTGAGACGACGTTAGCCAAGGCGGGCGTGGCGGAGCTGATGGCCGAACTGGCCGGGCTCGAGGACCCGAGGGCGCGCGAGGTGAACGAGAGGCACGGGGATGACCACGGCGTGAACCTCAGCAAACTGCGTGCCATCGCCAAGCGGCTCAAAACCCAACAGGAACTTGCCCGTGACCTCTGGGCCACGGGCGATACCGCGGCGCGGCTGCTGGCGCTCCTGGTTTGCCGGCCGAAGGCGTTCGGGCGTGGCGAACTGGATGCGATGCTGCGGGAGGCGCGGGCGCCCAAGGTGCAGGACTGGCTGGTGAACTACGTGGTGAAGAAGAACCCGCACGCCGAGGAGCTGCGGGTGGCCTGGCTGTCCGATCCTGATCCGGTAGTAGCAAGTGCCGGCTGGGCTTTGACAAGCGAGCGCGTGGTGAAGGCGCCTGACGGCCTGGACCTTGAGGGGCTGCTGGACGTCATCGAGGCGGAGATGAAGGACTCCCCGGACCGGCTGCAGTGGGCCATGAACACCTGCCTGGCCCAGATCGGCATTGTGCACCCCGGGCTCAGGGCCCGCGCGCTGGAGATCGGCGAGCGCCTGGAGGTGCTCAAGGACTACCCCACTCCCCCGGGCTGCACCTCACCGTTCGCCCCCGCGTGGATCAACGAAATGGTGCGCCGGCAGGCGGGGCACTAAGGGCCGTCACCGGAAGTCGGCCGTTGATTCCTTCGCCACTTCCAGAAGCGTGGTTTGGAAGGCAATCTCGGCTGCGGCCCGCACCCTGTCGTGACGGTGCGCGAGCAGGACCCGCCTTGAGGGTGCGGTAGTGCCCAGGGAGACGATGCTGACCCCCGGGTGTTTGTTGACGACGGCGGTTCGAGGCGCCAAGGCGATGCCGAGCCCCACGCTGACCATCGCCTGGGCTTCCTGGTAGTCATTGGCGTGGAAGGCGATCCGGGGGGTGAAACCCGCGGCACGGGCGCTTCGTTGGAGCACCTCCACCACCGGGTGCGCTTCCTCGCGGACAATCCACTCCTCATCGGCAAGGTCCGCCATGTCAACCTGCTTGCGCCGGGCCAGCCGGTGGTCCTTTCCCACAACGAGGGCGGTTGCGTCCTCGAAAACCGTGGTGAGGGCAAAGTCCTCGGCGTTGATCCTGCTCCATTCGTAGTCCCAGAGGAGGGACATGCCCACCTGCCCGTTCTCCAGCATCTCGACCAAGTCCTCAAAGCGGCTGCTGCGCACATGCAGCTCAATGGCAGGGTACTGGCGTTTGAACTTGCTGATGACCAAGGGAAGAAACGAACCTCCCAGCGTGGGGAAGGTTCCCATGGTGAGGCTGCCCCTGTTCAGCCCGGCGATTTCGGCGAGGTCCGCTTCGGCAGCCGCCATCTGCCTGAGGATGCGGCGCGTGTGCGCCGCCAGGACGTGGCCGGCATCCGTCGGTACCATTCCGCGGGTCTGTCGCTGAAGAAGCGGCTGGCCGATCTCCGATTCCAGTCGCCGCAGCTGCTGGGACACGCCTGACGGCGAGTACACGTGCTTCTCGGCCGCTGCCGTGATGGATCCGAGCTCCACCACGTCCAGCAGCAGTTCCAGCCTTCGAACATT
Encoded here:
- a CDS encoding MFS transporter; the protein is MAAAAQPTETSHPGKGRNLALATAASVTAFWAWNIVAPLGARYTQGMGLDPTSTAVLVAMPIFVGALGRIVMGALTDRYGGRVMFTVVLLGSVPPVLLVALGGTLGSYAVVLGAGLLLGIAGTVFAVGIPFVSAWYEPSRRGFATGVFGAGMGGTALAAFLTPRLVTWIGYLPTHLLIAGLLVVMGAVIWFNLKESPDWKRNTAPVIPKLKDAAGLAVTWKLCFLYAIVFGGFVSFATYLPTYLRDIYQFDPTAAGTRTAGFALAAVLFRPIGGAVADKIGSKPVVLTSLAGIAVLAFIVNLRPDGEIPAGLTFVAMAASLGLGAGGVFAWVGRLAPQGKVGSISGIVSAAGGMGGYFPPLVMGATYNAADNSYFIGLMLLVVTAVIAFVFTIVAVRSPKQPAPQGALKGT
- the narI gene encoding respiratory nitrate reductase subunit gamma, with the translated sequence MVNFETLPFETQPGAAVELSALDTVLWGVLPYVMVVVLAGGLVWRYKYDQFGWTTRSSQLYESRLLRIASPLFHFGLLAVIAGHFFGLVIPMSWTEAVGMSQDFYHFNALFVGGIAGVGTLGGIVLLIYRRRTTGPVFMATTKNDKTMYVVLTAAIVFGLWTTLVSVFEGEHAHNYRETVAPWFRSLFIFQPDIAAMAAAPFSFHLHTLVGMALFIIWPFTRLVHAFTAPFHYLFRPYIVYRSRDRVKAGAAAGGRPGRRAGTGAGGKAAQNPNAPSARRGWSAVGTQDRDTRNR
- the narJ gene encoding nitrate reductase molybdenum cofactor assembly chaperone, whose amino-acid sequence is MSRRDQVAYMAGAWCLSYPDEDLLAKVPLMRAALAEFPAAVEPFQEVLDALESTPLMESQAHYVREFDLSRRHALHLSYWTDGDTRRRGEVLGSFKKAYRQSDILVDTQGELPDYLPMVLEYTALVDFSAGRELLIRYRPSLEMLKFGLLRDKLPHARILAAICAMLPGKSPADEQAVMRMAGYGPPTEAVGLDPYDPRLLPVKGA
- the narH gene encoding nitrate reductase subunit beta, with product MRVMAQMGMVMNLDKCIGCHTCSVTCKQAWTNRAGTEYVWFNNVETRPGQGYPRRYEDQDKWRGGWALNKRGRLVLKAGGRVKKMFGIFASPVQPELKDYYEPWTYDYKTLVDAPLGDDFPVARPKSLITGEDTKVTWSANWDDNLGGSAENGHLDPLVEKVRRESEDKIKFAYEQTFMFYLPRICEHCLNPSCMASCPSGAIYKRVEDGIVLVDQDKCRGWRQCVTGCPYKKIYFNHKTGKAEKCTFCYPRVEVGIPTVCSETCVGRLRYLGLFLYDADAVTAAASVTDPKDLYDAQMDVLLDPNDPAVQAEARAQDIPEDWIDAARRSPVYALAKVYKVALPLHPEYRTMPMVWYVPPLSPVVDLLRDQGHDGEDHGNLFGAIDALRIPVEYLAELFTAGDADRVTAVLKKLAAMRAFMRGISLGNDPDESIAEAVGMDGQAMYEMYRLMAIAKYDERYVIPKAHVEQAHDLEEMGCSLDFDGGPGMQDSSPFGEASGRPVPVAVDTFNALRDRQTSGEVSAGTSLKGRVNLLNWDGRGAPPGLFPDKGPEPGTLAAAEDQP
- a CDS encoding nitrate reductase subunit alpha yields the protein MAEERFVAGVDGPASDAMLKLGRFFTKWDQTDDGRAVFREGGRKGDIFYRDRWSHDKVVRSTHGVNCTGSCSWKVYVKDGIITWESQQTDYPSVGPDSPEYEPRGCPRGAAFSWYTYSPTRVRFPYARGVLVEMYREAKARLGDPVLAFADIAADPEKRRRYQQARGKGGLVRVSWQEAIEIAAAAHVNTIKIYGPDRCAGFSPIPAMSMVSHAVGTRFIQLIGGVMTSFYDWYADLPVASPQVFGDQTDVPESGDWWDARYLMMWGSNVPVTRTPDAHWMAEVRYRGTKVVTVSPDYADNTKFADEWLPAQAGTDAALAMAMGHVMLKEFFVDRQVPFFTDYVKQYTDLPFLVRLEKRDDGALTPSKFLTARDIPAESGAEDAAFRTVLFDKKAGRPAVPNGSMGFRYSGSGEGRWNLDLEGMDPALSLREVSGESAEILLPCFEQADGTGSVLRRGVPVIEVEGQLATTVFDLMLAQYGVGREGLPGEWAAGYDDAATPYTPAWQEEITSVPAQACIRVAREFARNAEQSRGRSMIIMGAGICQWFHGDTTYRAVLALVMLTGCMGRNGGGWAHYVGQEKTRPITGWVSLANALDWSRPPRTMIGTGYWYMHTDQWRQDGYSADALKSPLSTGALDGLHTADAIAQSARLGWMPFYPQFDRNPLDLADEAEAAVAAGTAKDTPGYIADALKNRTLNPAIEDVDAPENWPRTLVLWRSNLFGSSAKGNEYFLRNLLGTHNNVLGEDHAEGLKPTHVKWHEKAPEGKLDLLVSADFRMTSTTLLSDVVFPAATWYEKHDLSSTDMHPFVHAFTPAIDPPWETKTDFDTFHLLAREFSRLARTHLGVRRDLVSVPLQHDTPGQLAQPGGTVRDWRKPDIPAVPGQNMPVFSVVERDYTAIADKLAAVGPLADKLGFTVKNVTYKLDGPLSRLSHSNGVMLGGAADGRPALDTDAKMAEAILAFSGTTNGMLSVQGFKDLEVRTGRKLADLAEGSEEKFITFAQTQAAPVPVITSPEWSGSETGGRRYAPFTINIERLKPFHTLTGRMHFFLDHDWLTDIGEALPIYRPPLDMHRLFGEPKLGRNGQLEVVVRYLTPHSKWSIHSEYQDNLLMLSLSRGGPTVWMSPADADSIQVRDNDWVECLNINGVLVARAIVSHRMPAGVVYVHHAQERTIDVPKSEATGRRGGIHNSVTRLLVKPSHLIGGYAQLAYAFNYLGPTGNQRDMVATVRRRSQEVQY
- a CDS encoding DNA alkylation repair protein, translated to MAELAGLEDPRAREVNERHGDDHGVNLSKLRAIAKRLKTQQELARDLWATGDTAARLLALLVCRPKAFGRGELDAMLREARAPKVQDWLVNYVVKKNPHAEELRVAWLSDPDPVVASAGWALTSERVVKAPDGLDLEGLLDVIEAEMKDSPDRLQWAMNTCLAQIGIVHPGLRARALEIGERLEVLKDYPTPPGCTSPFAPAWINEMVRRQAGH
- a CDS encoding LysR family transcriptional regulator, whose protein sequence is MLNVRRLELLLDVVELGSITAAAEKHVYSPSGVSQQLRRLESEIGQPLLQRQTRGMVPTDAGHVLAAHTRRILRQMAAAEADLAEIAGLNRGSLTMGTFPTLGGSFLPLVISKFKRQYPAIELHVRSSRFEDLVEMLENGQVGMSLLWDYEWSRINAEDFALTTVFEDATALVVGKDHRLARRKQVDMADLADEEWIVREEAHPVVEVLQRSARAAGFTPRIAFHANDYQEAQAMVSVGLGIALAPRTAVVNKHPGVSIVSLGTTAPSRRVLLAHRHDRVRAAAEIAFQTTLLEVAKESTADFR